The following are from one region of the Thermovenabulum gondwanense genome:
- the thpR gene encoding RNA 2',3'-cyclic phosphodiesterase, with product MSENLIRTFISIEIDEDTKKEIAKYCRRLNYIKGIKWVEPYNYHLTLNFLGEIPEIIIPKLIEILDKVSLKYSSFKIELGDIGFFPNSKKPRVLWVGIKNPEQVINIKKELDELLKNSNISFDEKSFKPHLTLGRFKEDTKQIFLPEDLKFEISFIVNSIYLMKSTLSRQGPQYSVIHSSFFKNNIV from the coding sequence TTGAGTGAAAATCTAATTAGAACCTTTATTTCCATTGAAATAGACGAAGATACAAAAAAAGAAATAGCAAAATACTGCAGAAGACTTAATTACATTAAGGGCATTAAATGGGTGGAACCCTATAATTACCATTTAACTCTAAATTTTCTGGGAGAAATACCTGAAATTATAATACCAAAATTAATCGAAATATTAGACAAAGTTAGCCTAAAATACAGTAGTTTTAAAATAGAATTAGGGGATATAGGATTTTTCCCAAACTCTAAAAAACCCAGGGTTTTATGGGTGGGTATTAAAAATCCTGAGCAGGTTATTAATATCAAAAAAGAATTAGATGAATTGTTGAAAAATAGTAATATTTCCTTTGATGAAAAAAGTTTTAAACCTCATTTAACTCTGGGAAGATTTAAAGAGGATACAAAACAGATTTTTCTACCGGAAGATTTAAAATTTGAAATTTCTTTTATTGTGAATTCAATTTATTTAATGAAAAGCACACTTTCAAGGCAGGGTCCTCAGTATTCCGTAATTCATTCTTCTTTCTTCAAAAACAATATTGTATAA
- a CDS encoding ATPase, with translation MELEKEIEILEQNYQKLFLDYTVKKNIKEQLENEKNKTLKEYNEIKEREDILQQVRILLQKTAEFSREQVKQQIEILVTNCLQYVFGSNIEFKISIEEARNRPEAEFFVISNYNGQKIITKPQDARGGGVVDVISLALRIAVLENIFSYKKGPIILDEPAKHVSSEYIQNVAMFLKHISEAFNRQIIMVTHNTFLSEIADVAYKVELKEGKSVVTKIRNED, from the coding sequence ATGGAATTAGAAAAAGAAATAGAAATCCTTGAGCAAAATTATCAGAAATTATTTTTGGATTATACAGTTAAAAAAAATATCAAAGAACAGCTTGAAAACGAAAAAAATAAAACCCTTAAAGAATATAATGAAATAAAAGAAAGAGAAGATATTCTACAACAGGTAAGAATTCTTCTGCAGAAAACCGCAGAATTCTCAAGAGAACAGGTAAAACAACAAATAGAAATATTAGTTACTAATTGTCTACAATATGTTTTTGGATCAAATATAGAATTTAAAATATCTATTGAAGAAGCAAGAAATCGCCCTGAAGCGGAATTTTTTGTAATATCCAATTATAATGGTCAAAAAATTATTACAAAACCGCAGGATGCTCGTGGCGGAGGAGTTGTGGATGTTATATCCTTGGCTTTAAGAATTGCCGTATTAGAAAATATATTTAGTTATAAGAAAGGGCCAATCATTTTAGACGAACCTGCAAAGCATGTCAGTAGCGAATATATACAAAATGTTGCGATGTTTTTAAAACATATAAGTGAAGCTTTTAACAGACAGATAATTATGGTTACTCACAATACCTTCTTAAGCGAAATAGCAGATGTGGCTTATAAGGTGGAATTAAAAGAAGGAAAAAGCGTAGTTACCAAAATAAGGAACGAAGATTAG
- a CDS encoding 4Fe-4S dicluster domain-containing protein, with amino-acid sequence MSEKKVEIKIDLKACKKCGICIAFCPKKVFNSENGKPVVANPEACINCKLCELRCPDYAIVVGDDKDDK; translated from the coding sequence GTGTCTGAAAAAAAGGTTGAAATTAAGATTGATCTGAAAGCATGCAAAAAATGTGGAATATGTATTGCTTTTTGTCCAAAAAAAGTATTTAACTCCGAAAACGGTAAACCCGTAGTAGCAAATCCGGAAGCCTGTATTAATTGTAAATTATGCGAATTAAGGTGTCCTGACTATGCTATAGTGGTAGGTGATGATAAAGATGACAAATAA
- a CDS encoding 2-oxoacid:acceptor oxidoreductase family protein, translating to MDDRFELRLSGSGGQGLILAGIILAEAAIIDGKNAVQSQSYGPEARGGASRAEVIISNSEIDYPKVTKPNVLLALSEEALKKFKDNVSEKGIIIKDSLLSKIDSPFKIYELPIIETAQNKIGRSMVANIVALGVITELTGIVSKKAIETAILARVPKGTEELNKKALYAGFELAAEAKK from the coding sequence ATGGATGATAGATTTGAATTGAGACTAAGTGGTTCCGGCGGACAAGGTTTGATTCTGGCAGGTATTATTTTAGCCGAAGCAGCAATTATTGATGGAAAAAATGCTGTTCAATCCCAGTCTTATGGACCCGAAGCACGAGGCGGAGCCAGCAGAGCTGAAGTAATAATAAGTAATAGTGAAATTGACTACCCGAAAGTTACAAAGCCTAATGTTCTTCTTGCTTTATCAGAAGAGGCTTTGAAAAAATTTAAAGATAATGTTTCAGAAAAGGGGATAATAATAAAAGATTCCTTACTTTCAAAAATAGATTCTCCCTTTAAAATTTATGAGCTTCCGATAATTGAAACTGCCCAAAATAAAATTGGAAGGTCTATGGTAGCAAATATTGTGGCCCTGGGAGTAATCACAGAGCTAACCGGTATTGTAAGCAAAAAAGCTATAGAAACTGCTATATTAGCAAGAGTTCCCAAAGGAACGGAAGAATTAAACAAAAAAGCTTTATACGCAGGTTTTGAACTGGCAGCAGAAGCTAAAAAATAA
- a CDS encoding 2-oxoacid:acceptor oxidoreductase subunit alpha, whose protein sequence is MTNKPVLMQGNEACVEGAIVAGMRFYAGYPITPSTEIAEIAAERLPKVGGKFIQMEDEIASMGAVIGASLAGLKSMTATSGPGFSLKQENIGYACLTEVPCVIVDVQRGGPSTGLPTLPAQGDVMQARWGTHGDHPIIVLSPSYVREVFDMTVRAFNLSEKYRTPVILLMDEVIGHMREKVILPDPSTVEVINRKKPDLSKITKYNPYEDVDGDGIPPMVNFGEGFPYHVTGLIHDVYGAPSTNPEVTFKLISRLMKKIENNIDDIIDYEKLYTEDAETVVISFGSTARSVTRAVKILRNDNVKIGALRLKTIWPFPKTAINELPDSVKNIIVAEMNYGQLIETIEATSKGKFNIFGLNKFNGELISPDEVINKVREVLNNA, encoded by the coding sequence ATGACAAATAAGCCTGTATTAATGCAAGGTAATGAAGCCTGTGTAGAAGGTGCAATAGTAGCGGGAATGCGTTTTTATGCCGGTTATCCTATTACACCATCTACAGAAATTGCGGAAATTGCTGCGGAGAGGCTCCCGAAAGTGGGAGGAAAATTTATTCAAATGGAAGATGAAATTGCCAGTATGGGGGCTGTTATAGGTGCTTCCCTTGCGGGTTTAAAATCCATGACAGCTACCAGTGGCCCAGGTTTTTCTTTAAAACAAGAAAACATAGGCTATGCATGTTTAACCGAGGTCCCCTGCGTTATAGTCGACGTTCAAAGGGGTGGACCGAGTACCGGGCTTCCTACTCTTCCTGCTCAAGGAGACGTAATGCAGGCAAGGTGGGGTACTCATGGTGACCATCCTATTATCGTTTTATCTCCATCTTATGTGAGAGAAGTATTTGATATGACCGTACGTGCTTTTAATTTGTCGGAAAAATACAGAACTCCAGTAATACTTCTGATGGATGAAGTTATTGGACATATGAGGGAAAAGGTGATTTTACCCGATCCTTCCACAGTAGAAGTAATAAACAGGAAAAAACCCGATTTATCAAAGATTACTAAATACAATCCATATGAAGATGTGGATGGAGATGGAATTCCCCCTATGGTAAATTTTGGTGAAGGTTTTCCCTATCATGTTACTGGATTAATACACGATGTTTATGGTGCTCCTTCCACTAACCCTGAAGTGACTTTTAAATTGATTTCAAGATTAATGAAAAAGATAGAAAATAATATAGATGACATTATAGATTATGAAAAATTGTATACGGAAGATGCTGAAACAGTTGTAATTTCTTTTGGCTCTACAGCTCGTTCAGTTACAAGAGCGGTAAAAATACTAAGAAATGATAATGTAAAAATTGGAGCATTGAGATTAAAGACGATTTGGCCCTTCCCTAAAACGGCGATTAACGAACTTCCTGATAGTGTTAAAAATATAATTGTAGCAGAGATGAATTACGGTCAATTAATAGAAACTATTGAAGCTACTTCAAAAGGAAAGTTTAACATATTCGGATTAAATAAATTTAATGGTGAACTTATTAGCCCCGATGAGGTAATCAATAAAGTTCGGGAGGTATTAAACAATGCGTAA
- a CDS encoding metallophosphoesterase family protein encodes MKFLFFTDTHIRNTNPQGRKDNFLETVLKKLEEIINIARQTNVNAVIHGGDLFDRPDIPPSLVREVVIRLKKLDVPLYMVAGNHDMYGQNPATIKRTMLGLLDSINIINLINPGQKIFFKENGITVRLTGTHFFYNLDKEYKEGYRVKKEDCDVAIHIVHGMLMDKPYFRTSFFTTIDEIINTEADITLSGHYHTGFGVKQINGKYFVNPGSVVRIDSSLIEMSRMPKITLIEIENDIKIENMVLRTALPGQDVLDRSKLEEMEFKEKKISDFIQGINSASSFKSYDFTTILNEISKKDNLKKEIVEEALKKIEQAQLTSSFDGEDLEVI; translated from the coding sequence ATGAAGTTTTTGTTTTTTACCGATACCCATATTAGAAACACGAACCCTCAGGGTAGAAAGGATAACTTCCTTGAAACAGTATTGAAAAAATTAGAAGAAATAATTAATATAGCCCGGCAAACTAATGTGAATGCTGTAATACACGGGGGAGATTTATTCGATAGACCTGATATACCTCCTTCTTTGGTGAGAGAAGTGGTAATTCGTTTAAAAAAATTAGATGTTCCTCTATATATGGTTGCCGGTAATCACGATATGTATGGGCAAAATCCAGCTACAATTAAAAGAACAATGCTCGGATTACTGGATTCAATTAATATTATAAATCTTATAAATCCGGGGCAAAAAATCTTTTTTAAAGAAAACGGCATCACCGTAAGATTGACGGGAACACATTTTTTTTATAATTTGGATAAAGAGTATAAAGAGGGCTACAGAGTAAAAAAGGAAGATTGTGATGTGGCTATACATATTGTTCACGGCATGCTCATGGACAAACCTTATTTTAGAACTTCCTTTTTTACCACTATTGATGAAATTATTAATACCGAAGCAGATATCACTTTATCAGGACATTATCACACCGGATTTGGCGTGAAGCAAATAAACGGAAAATATTTTGTAAATCCTGGAAGTGTAGTTAGAATAGATAGCTCATTAATAGAGATGTCAAGAATGCCAAAGATCACCCTGATTGAGATAGAAAATGATATAAAAATAGAAAATATGGTATTAAGAACCGCTTTACCCGGTCAGGATGTGCTGGATAGATCAAAATTGGAGGAAATGGAATTTAAAGAAAAAAAAATATCAGATTTTATTCAGGGTATTAATTCTGCTTCCAGTTTTAAATCTTATGATTTCACAACGATTTTAAACGAAATCTCTAAAAAAGATAATCTAAAAAAAGAAATTGTGGAAGAAGCTTTAAAGAAGATAGAACAGGCTCAACTAACCAGTTCTTTTGATGGTGAAGACCTTGAGGTGATTTAA
- a CDS encoding TIGR00282 family metallophosphoesterase, which translates to MKILFIGDIVGRPGRNILKENLKNIIEEYTVDFVIANGENAAGGNGITKKVAEELFETGVNFLTMGNHVWDNKDIFTFIDNEERIIRPLNYPPGTPGKGSKIIEIKNNLKIGIINISGRTYMQNLDCPFRTCIEEIEKISSITNIIIVDFHAEATSEKQAMGWYLDGKVSAVIGTHTHVQTADERILPGGTAYITDVGMTGAFNSILGVEVEGVIKKFITQLPARFDVAKGIAQLNSVLIEIEENTGRATSINRINLLK; encoded by the coding sequence TTGAAAATATTGTTCATTGGAGATATCGTGGGTAGACCGGGACGAAATATATTAAAAGAAAATTTAAAGAATATCATTGAGGAGTATACGGTTGATTTTGTAATTGCCAACGGAGAAAATGCAGCCGGAGGTAATGGCATAACGAAAAAAGTTGCTGAAGAACTTTTTGAGACAGGAGTTAATTTTCTTACCATGGGCAACCATGTTTGGGACAATAAAGATATTTTTACCTTTATCGATAATGAAGAAAGAATTATTCGTCCCCTTAATTATCCCCCGGGTACTCCCGGCAAGGGTTCAAAAATTATAGAGATAAAAAATAACCTTAAAATTGGTATAATTAATATATCCGGTCGTACATACATGCAAAATTTAGATTGTCCTTTTAGAACCTGCATAGAAGAAATCGAAAAAATCAGTTCTATTACAAATATTATAATTGTCGATTTTCATGCTGAAGCTACTTCTGAAAAACAAGCAATGGGTTGGTACTTGGATGGAAAAGTATCTGCCGTAATAGGCACTCATACTCATGTTCAAACAGCAGATGAAAGAATATTGCCAGGAGGCACCGCATATATCACCGATGTTGGAATGACTGGAGCTTTCAATTCCATTTTAGGAGTCGAAGTTGAAGGTGTCATAAAAAAATTTATAACCCAATTACCGGCAAGATTTGATGTGGCAAAAGGAATAGCACAATTAAATTCTGTTTTAATAGAAATAGAAGAAAATACAGGAAGAGCTACTTCTATTAATAGAATAAATTTATTAAAATAA
- the recA gene encoding recombinase RecA, which produces MMEKQKALEMALTQIERQFGKGSIMRLGEAAAKLSVEVIPTGALPLDIALGVGGVPRGRIIEIYGPESSGKTTVALHIIAEAQKMGGIAAFIDAEHALDPSYAKKLGVDIDNLLISQPDTGEQALEIAEALVRSGAVDVIVVDSVAALVPKAELDGEMGDSFVGLQARLMSQALRKLAGSISKSRTVAIFINQLREKVGVMFGNPETTPGGRALKFYASVRLEVRKTNVLKEGDESIGSRTLVKVVKNKVAPPFKQAEFDIMYGEGISKEGCVLDYAADIGIIQKSGAWYSYGNEKIGQGRENAKQFLKEHPELLREIEKRVKEKYNILDKTDIIQTNIASEKNLDERKKALEPKATEGNKK; this is translated from the coding sequence ATGATGGAAAAGCAAAAAGCGCTCGAAATGGCATTGACTCAAATAGAAAGACAGTTTGGCAAAGGTTCTATTATGCGCTTGGGTGAAGCTGCGGCAAAATTAAGCGTAGAAGTAATCCCAACGGGGGCCCTTCCTCTTGATATCGCCTTAGGAGTAGGGGGTGTACCAAGAGGGAGAATCATTGAAATATATGGTCCTGAATCCTCAGGAAAAACTACCGTTGCTTTGCATATAATTGCTGAAGCGCAAAAAATGGGAGGAATTGCTGCCTTCATCGATGCAGAACACGCTTTAGATCCTTCTTATGCAAAAAAATTAGGTGTAGATATCGATAATCTTTTGATTTCTCAGCCCGACACAGGAGAACAGGCATTGGAAATAGCAGAAGCTCTCGTAAGAAGTGGGGCTGTGGATGTAATAGTAGTGGATTCGGTAGCAGCTTTAGTCCCAAAGGCAGAATTGGATGGCGAAATGGGCGATTCCTTTGTTGGCCTTCAGGCAAGGCTAATGTCTCAAGCCTTAAGAAAATTAGCAGGATCCATTAGTAAATCAAGAACTGTAGCTATTTTCATTAATCAATTAAGGGAAAAAGTGGGTGTTATGTTCGGTAATCCTGAGACTACCCCTGGAGGAAGGGCGCTAAAATTCTATGCATCGGTGAGATTAGAAGTACGAAAAACTAATGTTTTAAAGGAAGGGGACGAAAGTATTGGAAGCAGAACCCTTGTTAAAGTGGTAAAAAACAAGGTCGCGCCTCCCTTTAAGCAGGCTGAATTTGACATTATGTATGGTGAAGGAATTTCTAAAGAAGGTTGTGTTCTGGATTATGCGGCGGATATAGGTATAATACAGAAAAGTGGTGCATGGTATTCTTACGGCAATGAAAAAATAGGACAGGGCAGGGAAAATGCAAAACAATTTTTAAAAGAACACCCCGAATTATTAAGAGAGATTGAGAAAAGGGTAAAGGAAAAATATAATATTCTGGATAAAACCGATATAATTCAAACAAATATAGCCAGCGAAAAAAACTTAGATGAAAGAAAAAAGGCATTAGAACCTAAAGCAACAGAAGGGAATAAAAAATGA
- a CDS encoding stage V sporulation protein S translates to MEVLKVSAKSNPNSVAGALAGVIREKGAAEIQVIGAGALNQAVKAIAIARGYVAPSGIDLICIPAFTDIEIEGQERTAIKLIVEPR, encoded by the coding sequence ATGGAAGTATTAAAAGTGTCAGCTAAATCAAATCCAAATTCTGTAGCCGGGGCTTTAGCTGGTGTAATTAGAGAAAAAGGAGCTGCAGAAATTCAAGTAATAGGCGCCGGAGCACTTAATCAAGCAGTAAAAGCTATAGCGATTGCAAGAGGGTATGTAGCTCCCAGCGGAATTGACCTGATTTGTATTCCCGCTTTTACCGATATAGAAATAGAAGGCCAGGAAAGAACAGCAATAAAATTAATAGTAGAACCTCGATAA
- the rny gene encoding ribonuclease Y: MNFSTVFIVGATGLITFAIGYFTRKYIAEAKIKSAEDEAKKIISDAQLKAESLKKEALIEAKEEILKQKNEFEKELRERRNELQRTERRLQQKEEALDRKAEILEKKEESVAKKEQEINRLNEKVKELFNTQVAELERISGMTTEEAKEYLLNKVRDEIRHEMAMMIKEIETQAKEEAQKKAKEIISYAIQKCAPDYVAETTVSVVTLPNDEMKGRIIGREGRNIRALETLTGVDLIIDDTPEAVILSAFDPVKREIAKIALEKLIIDGRIHPARIEEMVEKAQKEVENIIREEGEKATFDAGIHNLHPELIKYLGKLKFRTSYGQNVLLHSIEVAHIAAAMAAELGVDVQVTKRAGLLHDIGKSVDQDIEGPHALIGAEIVKKFGESQVIINAIASHHNDVEPTSIEAILVQAADAISAARPGARRETLEAYIKRLEKLEEIANSFKGVEKAYAIQAGREIRIMVKPEEIDDLETIELARNIAKRIEEELEYPGHIKVNVIREIRATEYAK, from the coding sequence ATTAATTTTTCGACCGTATTTATAGTTGGAGCAACGGGTTTAATAACCTTTGCTATAGGTTATTTTACAAGAAAATACATTGCCGAAGCAAAAATTAAATCAGCGGAAGACGAAGCAAAAAAAATTATTTCTGATGCTCAGTTAAAAGCTGAATCTTTAAAGAAGGAAGCTTTAATCGAGGCCAAGGAAGAAATTCTAAAACAAAAAAATGAATTTGAAAAAGAACTCAGAGAGAGAAGAAATGAACTGCAGAGAACTGAAAGAAGGTTACAACAAAAAGAAGAAGCTTTAGATAGAAAAGCTGAAATTTTAGAGAAAAAAGAAGAATCTGTAGCAAAAAAAGAACAGGAGATTAATAGATTAAATGAAAAAGTAAAAGAGCTATTCAATACTCAGGTTGCTGAGCTTGAAAGAATTTCCGGTATGACTACAGAAGAAGCAAAAGAATATCTCTTAAATAAAGTTCGTGATGAAATTCGTCATGAAATGGCAATGATGATTAAAGAAATTGAAACCCAGGCAAAAGAAGAAGCCCAGAAAAAGGCGAAAGAAATCATATCCTATGCAATTCAAAAATGCGCGCCGGATTACGTTGCAGAAACTACAGTTTCGGTGGTAACTTTGCCCAATGATGAGATGAAAGGTCGAATTATTGGGAGAGAAGGAAGAAATATTAGAGCATTGGAGACCTTAACAGGAGTAGATTTAATTATCGATGATACTCCGGAAGCGGTTATATTATCAGCGTTTGATCCTGTAAAAAGAGAAATAGCAAAGATAGCCCTGGAAAAATTAATAATAGATGGTAGAATTCATCCAGCGCGAATAGAAGAAATGGTAGAAAAAGCTCAAAAAGAAGTGGAGAATATAATAAGAGAAGAAGGAGAAAAAGCAACCTTTGATGCCGGCATTCACAATCTGCATCCTGAATTGATAAAATACCTGGGTAAACTTAAATTCAGGACAAGTTACGGCCAAAATGTGCTTTTACATTCTATTGAAGTTGCTCATATAGCCGCAGCAATGGCTGCAGAATTAGGAGTAGATGTTCAGGTCACAAAAAGAGCCGGTTTACTACACGATATAGGTAAAAGTGTAGATCAAGATATTGAAGGCCCTCATGCTCTGATAGGTGCCGAGATTGTAAAAAAATTTGGAGAATCACAGGTAATCATAAATGCTATTGCATCCCATCACAATGACGTCGAACCGACATCTATTGAAGCTATTCTTGTCCAGGCAGCAGATGCTATTTCTGCGGCAAGACCCGGAGCAAGAAGGGAAACTCTTGAAGCATATATAAAACGCTTGGAAAAATTAGAAGAAATTGCCAATTCTTTTAAAGGCGTAGAAAAAGCCTATGCTATTCAGGCGGGTCGTGAGATAAGAATTATGGTTAAGCCAGAAGAAATCGACGACCTTGAAACCATTGAACTTGCTCGAAATATTGCTAAAAGGATTGAAGAAGAACTGGAATACCCCGGACATATAAAGGTTAACGTAATAAGAGAAATAAGGGCAACCGAATATGCAAAATAA
- a CDS encoding 2-oxoacid:ferredoxin oxidoreductase subunit beta, whose amino-acid sequence MRKSLEKYYRTERLPHIWCPGCGHGIVTGAVIRAIDNLNIDQNKICIVSGIGCSSRAPGYLNFNTLHTTHGRALAFATGIKLANPELKVIVLTGDGDCTAIGGNHFIHSARRNIDITTIIFNNNIYGMTSGQYSPMTPKGAFATTAPYGNIDRNFDLCKLAQAAGATYVARGTVYHVPQLIKMIEKAITHKGFSVVEAATICPTYFGRKNKVGSPVKMMEILRDNTITIKAAEKMSKEELEGKIVMGEFYEETAPEYTEEYMKIIKNAQGVE is encoded by the coding sequence ATGCGTAAAAGCCTTGAGAAATATTATAGGACCGAAAGATTGCCCCATATATGGTGCCCGGGTTGTGGTCATGGAATAGTAACAGGAGCGGTAATAAGAGCTATAGACAATTTAAATATTGATCAAAATAAAATTTGTATAGTGTCTGGTATTGGTTGTTCTTCTCGCGCTCCGGGTTATTTAAATTTTAATACCCTTCATACTACTCACGGAAGAGCTCTTGCTTTTGCAACTGGGATTAAGCTTGCTAATCCCGAATTAAAAGTAATTGTTTTAACGGGAGATGGAGACTGTACTGCCATTGGCGGTAATCACTTTATTCATTCTGCAAGAAGAAATATAGATATTACAACTATTATTTTTAATAATAATATATACGGTATGACGAGTGGTCAATACTCTCCAATGACTCCAAAAGGTGCTTTTGCTACCACAGCCCCCTACGGAAATATTGATAGAAATTTTGATCTTTGCAAGCTTGCTCAAGCCGCAGGCGCAACATATGTGGCAAGAGGTACAGTTTATCATGTCCCTCAATTGATAAAGATGATAGAAAAAGCTATTACTCACAAAGGTTTTTCGGTGGTAGAAGCTGCAACAATTTGTCCCACTTATTTTGGCAGGAAAAATAAAGTAGGTTCCCCTGTAAAAATGATGGAAATTTTAAGAGATAACACAATTACAATCAAAGCTGCCGAAAAGATGAGCAAAGAAGAATTAGAAGGCAAAATAGTAATGGGAGAATTTTATGAAGAAACTGCGCCAGAATATACGGAAGAATATATGAAAATTATTAAAAATGCTCAGGGGGTAGAATAG
- a CDS encoding PHP domain-containing protein, producing the protein MKIDLHIHTNFSDGKLTPEEIVDKAIEFKLKAIAITDHDTVDGIKFAIDKARFYPFLEVVPGIEINTDFEEEEIHILGYYIDYQKPFLQENLRELQKKRENRIKDMVEKLNKLKIDIKIEEVEKEAEGPSIGRPHVARVLVKKGYVSCVEEAFSFYLDRGKPAYVPRYKLSPEEAIELIKKSGGVPVLAHPGLIKNKESIIKIIFKGIQGIEVYHKEHNEEAVRFFMELAKEYNLLMTGGSDCHGEPLILGSLPVPYDFLLKLKEYVYHKIIS; encoded by the coding sequence ATGAAAATCGACCTTCATATTCATACAAATTTTTCCGATGGTAAACTGACTCCCGAAGAAATAGTTGATAAGGCAATAGAGTTTAAACTCAAAGCTATTGCTATAACAGATCATGATACTGTAGATGGAATAAAGTTTGCTATAGATAAGGCAAGGTTTTATCCTTTTTTGGAAGTTGTACCAGGAATAGAAATTAATACCGACTTTGAAGAAGAAGAAATTCACATTCTGGGATATTATATAGACTATCAAAAGCCTTTTTTACAAGAAAATTTGAGAGAATTACAGAAAAAAAGGGAAAATAGAATCAAGGATATGGTAGAAAAACTAAATAAACTTAAAATTGATATAAAAATCGAAGAGGTAGAAAAAGAAGCAGAAGGCCCTTCAATTGGAAGACCTCATGTAGCAAGGGTACTAGTAAAAAAAGGTTATGTTTCCTGTGTAGAAGAAGCTTTTTCATTTTATTTAGATAGAGGAAAGCCCGCTTACGTTCCCCGTTATAAATTATCGCCCGAGGAGGCAATTGAGCTAATCAAAAAAAGCGGAGGCGTTCCTGTTCTTGCTCATCCGGGATTGATTAAAAATAAAGAATCAATTATAAAAATTATTTTTAAGGGGATACAAGGAATAGAAGTGTATCACAAAGAGCACAATGAAGAAGCGGTAAGATTTTTTATGGAATTAGCCAAGGAATACAACCTACTTATGACAGGGGGTTCTGATTGCCACGGAGAACCTTTAATATTGGGCAGTCTCCCTGTACCCTATGATTTTTTACTAAAGCTTAAAGAATATGTGTATCATAAAATAATTTCATAA